One stretch of Nitrospiria bacterium DNA includes these proteins:
- a CDS encoding XTP/dITP diphosphatase, whose translation MRDLIVASGNSHKVGEIKALLKGIPFSIFSLEKYPNVPEIEETGNTYQENALLKAVQVSNMTGCWALGDDTGLEVEAIGGQPGLYSARFAGEGVTFKENNDKLLGLLKDVPEEKRKANFYCVMALAEPTGKTHVVEGKVSGRISMDPRGEQGFGYDPLFFLPELNKTFAEMNPAEKNKFSHRARALEKVREILLSI comes from the coding sequence GTGCGTGATTTAATTGTTGCTAGTGGAAATTCCCACAAAGTTGGAGAGATCAAGGCTTTGCTGAAGGGGATTCCTTTTTCTATTTTCTCTTTAGAGAAATATCCCAATGTTCCAGAAATTGAAGAAACCGGAAACACCTACCAAGAAAATGCCTTATTAAAGGCCGTTCAAGTATCGAACATGACCGGGTGCTGGGCCTTGGGGGATGATACTGGCTTGGAGGTGGAGGCCATTGGGGGTCAACCCGGGCTTTACTCAGCACGTTTTGCGGGTGAGGGGGTTACCTTTAAAGAGAATAATGATAAGTTGCTGGGGCTTTTAAAGGATGTTCCAGAGGAGAAGAGAAAAGCCAATTTTTATTGCGTGATGGCCTTAGCCGAACCAACGGGCAAAACCCATGTGGTTGAAGGAAAAGTTTCTGGGAGAATTTCCATGGACCCCCGTGGAGAACAAGGGTTTGGGTACGATCCCCTGTTTTTCCTTCCCGAGCTCAATAAAACCTTTGCGGAAATGAACCCCGCTGAAAAAAATAAATTTAGTCACCGTGCGAGGGCTTTGGAAAAGGTTAGGGAAATTCTTCTTAGCATTTGA
- a CDS encoding RHS repeat-associated core domain-containing protein produces MSQYDDGSPTSFTYDTAGRLTAAGDSTSGRIEFGYDGLDRLTQELTPQGTVEYLYDTIGRRTNMIVNGQTPVSYQYDSASRLTQVTQGTQVVGLGYDAAGRRTSLSYPNGVETSYSYDQASRILQIEHLNTSTQQLIERLNYTYDAAGNRISFTRTNGTATLLPDAVQAAYDAANEQIQFNNPTPNLTYDASWNLISQTDASGTTTYMWDARNRLVAISGPGVSASFVYDALGRRISKTINGVVTDFQYDGNDIVAEAGGSSIDVTYLRSLNIDEPFVRQAGENEFYHTDVLGSSLVLSDSSGLIDTTYEYEAFGKTTINGTSLNPFQYAGRENDGAGTYYHRTRYYGTTFHRFISKDPIGFAGGDINLYAYVLNNPVKYIDPFGLDVTLAYYPTFATHIGVGVNSKGTVGFYPQKQDLLTRLWVFGGFETSGELKFDIGKPTKIITIKTSPKQDKAMEAVIFNRLVNPGKYKLYGRNCATFASDVLKAGGLKAPNTIDPGLFIFELEEILRKKT; encoded by the coding sequence TTGTCTCAGTACGATGACGGAAGTCCCACTTCATTCACTTATGATACCGCGGGGAGGTTGACCGCCGCTGGGGATTCCACTTCCGGGAGAATAGAGTTTGGGTATGACGGTCTTGACCGTCTGACTCAAGAGTTAACCCCTCAAGGAACTGTAGAATACCTATACGACACCATTGGCAGGCGAACTAATATGATTGTCAACGGCCAAACACCTGTCTCTTATCAATACGATTCTGCCTCGCGCCTGACTCAAGTGACCCAGGGAACTCAGGTTGTGGGACTTGGATATGATGCGGCGGGGCGTCGGACTTCTCTAAGTTACCCCAACGGTGTTGAAACCTCTTACTCCTATGATCAAGCATCCCGTATATTACAAATTGAACACTTAAACACATCAACTCAACAACTTATTGAACGATTAAATTATACCTACGATGCCGCCGGAAATCGGATCTCCTTTACCCGAACAAATGGAACGGCAACGTTACTTCCCGATGCAGTCCAGGCTGCTTACGATGCGGCAAATGAGCAGATCCAATTTAATAATCCAACACCGAATCTGACCTATGATGCCAGTTGGAATCTAATTTCCCAGACTGATGCAAGTGGAACGACAACGTACATGTGGGATGCTAGAAATAGGCTTGTTGCAATCAGTGGCCCTGGGGTGAGTGCGAGTTTTGTATATGATGCTTTGGGGAGGAGAATCAGTAAAACCATTAACGGAGTGGTGACGGATTTTCAATATGACGGGAATGATATTGTGGCTGAGGCTGGAGGAAGCTCGATCGATGTGACATACCTTAGGAGTCTTAATATTGATGAACCATTTGTTCGGCAGGCAGGAGAGAATGAGTTTTACCATACTGATGTTTTAGGAAGCAGCTTGGTGCTTTCAGATTCCTCTGGGTTAATAGATACAACTTATGAATATGAGGCGTTTGGAAAAACGACGATAAACGGTACTTCCCTGAATCCTTTTCAATATGCGGGAAGGGAGAATGATGGCGCCGGAACGTATTATCACCGCACCAGATACTACGGCACGACATTCCACAGGTTCATTTCAAAAGATCCAATTGGTTTTGCTGGAGGGGATATAAATTTATATGCGTATGTTTTGAATAACCCCGTAAAATATATCGACCCTTTTGGTCTAGATGTGACTCTTGCATATTATCCTACTTTTGCTACACATATAGGGGTTGGTGTAAATAGCAAGGGAACCGTTGGGTTTTATCCACAAAAACAAGACTTATTAACAAGATTATGGGTTTTTGGAGGTTTTGAAACTTCAGGTGAGTTGAAATTTGACATAGGTAAACCTACAAAAATAATTACGATTAAAACATCTCCTAAACAAGATAAAGCAATGGAAGCAGTAATTTTTAATCGCTTGGTGAACCCTGGAAAATATAAACTGTATGGTCGGAACTGTGCAACCTTTGCTTCGGACGTTTTGAAAGCGGGTGGATTAAAAGCTCCTAATACAATTGATCCAGGTTTGTTTATATTTGAATTGGAAGAGATTCTGAGGAAAAAAACATGA
- the rph gene encoding ribonuclease PH: MRQDGRKKKQLRPVKISRGFIKHAEGSVLIEMGETKVICNASLEDRVPSFLKGKGKGWVTAEYAMLPRSTHERMARESARGKIGGRTHEIQRLIGRSLRAVMDLEELGERTVWIDCDVIQADGGTRTASITGAFIALSDALSFAKKKDLIKKNPLKDYLAAISVGKIEGEILLDLTYGEDSRAEVDMNFVMTGKGKFVEIQGTAETDPFKREELNRFISVAQQGIKKLIQLEKKLIGDLF, from the coding sequence TTTCCCGGGGTTTTATTAAGCATGCTGAAGGTTCCGTCCTCATTGAAATGGGGGAAACCAAAGTCATCTGCAACGCTTCTCTTGAAGATCGGGTGCCATCCTTCCTGAAAGGGAAAGGAAAAGGGTGGGTCACCGCGGAATATGCCATGCTTCCCCGTTCCACCCATGAACGGATGGCTAGGGAATCGGCCAGAGGAAAAATCGGGGGAAGAACCCATGAAATTCAACGCCTCATCGGCCGGTCCCTTCGCGCGGTTATGGATCTTGAAGAATTGGGGGAGCGCACCGTTTGGATCGACTGTGATGTGATTCAAGCGGACGGAGGAACCAGAACCGCCTCCATTACAGGAGCGTTTATCGCTTTATCCGATGCGCTGTCCTTTGCCAAAAAAAAAGACCTGATTAAAAAGAACCCACTCAAGGATTATTTGGCGGCCATCAGTGTTGGAAAAATCGAAGGTGAGATTCTGCTGGATTTGACCTATGGGGAGGATTCCCGGGCGGAAGTAGATATGAACTTTGTAATGACCGGAAAGGGGAAATTTGTCGAGATTCAAGGGACCGCAGAGACCGATCCTTTTAAACGGGAAGAATTGAATCGGTTTATCAGTGTGGCCCAACAGGGTATTAAAAAGCTGATTCAATTGGAAAAGAAACTCATTGGAGATCTTTTTTAA